The nucleotide window TCCCGGCCGGTTTATCCGCGCCTGAATTGGCGGCCATGCTCACCAGCCCGTCGATGAAATCGGTGGGCTCGGTCGGAATGTCCAAAGGGTTCCAGCGCAGGCGATTGGGGGTCACTTCACCCAACGGGCCGCCGGCCAGTTGCCGATCCAGTTTGACGAATGCCGGGTGATTGGCCGACGGCTGAATGCGGTACATCCAGGTCCGCCGCGCTTCACTGCGGGGCATGGTAAAGGCCGTGCCGGAGAACAGTTCGGTGTACAGGCCATACGGCGCTTTTTGTGGGGAGTTCTGGCCAACGGGCAGTGCGCCGGGCAACGCTTCGCTGCTGAATTCGTTGCCAAAGCCTGACTGATAAGCCAGCGCTGGCGCCGTTGAATCGAGGTTCATGGAGCCTCCTGAACGGGAAGTTATTTTTATCGTAATTCAATTACGCATAACGTAATTTGATTGGTATTGACCGTCAAGCTATAAAGACGCCCATTCGTCCCGGGATCACACCGCCTCCATGACCAGCGAAAGCAACGGTAAACAGAAAGTCCGCTCGGCCGAGGTCGGCACCGACATCCTCAAGGCACTCGCCGAGCTGTCGCCCTCCACCTCGTTGTCGCGCCTGGCCGAACACGTGCAGATGCCGGCAAGCAAGGTTCACCGCTATTTACAGGCGCTGATCGCCAGCGGTTTTGCCGAGCAGAACCCCGCCACCAACCATTACGGTCTGGGCCGTGAAGCGTTGCGCGTAGGCCTTGCTGCGCTGAACAGTATGGACGTGCTGAAAGTCGCCGCCCTGCCCCTGGCCGAGTTGCGCGATGAACTGAACGAAACCTGTTTTCTGGCGGTGTGGGGCAATCAGGGTGCAACGGTGGTACACATCGAACCGGCGGTGCGCGCGGTGACGGTGGTGACGCAATTGGGCTCGGTGTTACCGCTGCTCAGCTCCTCCACCGGTCTGGTATTTGGTGCGTTTCTGCCCAAGCGCGAAACCATCGATTTACGCGAGCAGGAACTGCAAATCGGCACCGCTCATGCCTTGGCCGACGATCAGGCCTACGCGATGTTGTGCGAACAAATCCGCGAACGCGGCCTGCATCATGTGCATGGCTTATTGATGCCGGGAGTGGATGCATTATCGGCCCCGGTGTTTAACGCAGTCGGTCAAGTGGCGGCAGTGATGACCATCGTCGGCCCGACCTCATTGTTCCACGCCGACGAAAACGGCCCGGCGGCGCAACAATTGCTGGCGGCAACCCGAGCCGTGAGCTGGCGGATGGGTTATCAGAGCGAAGACGCCTGTCGTTAATGCGATTGACGTCGATACCACGTCTTACACGTTACTCCCACAATCCCAACAGCTTGGCTTTGGCTACCGCCTGGGTTCTGCGCTCGACGCCCAACTTTCCATGTATGCGTCGGGCATGGGTTTTCACTGTATGCAATGAAATGAACAATGTATCGGCAATCTGCTGATTGGAATTACCCAGGGCAATCAACTTCAGCACTTCCAGCTCACGCTGGCTGAGTGGATTGGACTGTTGCGGGGTTACATCACTTCCAGCGGGCGATCCCGACGCAGTCAATGCCTCGAGCAATGGTGCCTGACGCAGACGTAACTCGTGCAACACCTGATGCCCCTGAAAACGCGCGACCATGCGCAAGCCTTCGCGCAGTGCCTCAATGGCCTGCAGGGTGTCGCCACTCAGCCATAACACCTCCGCCATGACCAACTGCAGTTCGGTATCGAGCGCATGCATCCCGCGTTCCCGGGCATGCGCCAACAGAGACTGAAGGGAGGCCAGCGCCAGGGCATTGGCCGGTCCGCTCTGAACCTCGGCCAATATCAACAAGTACTCGATCCGCGGAATCAACTCCAGTGTCGCCGGTGGTGCTTGCCGCGCCCCAGGTCCACGATAGTGTTTGAGCACTCGGCCCAATGCCTCATGCGCCAATTCCGGGCGGCCTTGTTGCAACCAGAAATGGCTACTGACTTGCAGCAGAACGCTACGGTAGACGGTGTCGGGAATGTGCCGCTGTTGCATCAAACGCTCAGCGTCGCGCAACCGGACAAACGCCTGGGCGTAATCGCCCTTGTTTGCAGCCAGTTGCGCCTGACCGAGAAACCCATACAGCACCCGCTTGTCGTGGTTGCGCAAGCAATCGTCCAGGCCTGCCTGAAAGAACTCGGCAGCGCGCTCGTCTGCGCCCAGGCACAGGGCCAGCCGCCCACGACGCAACGCAATTCGTCCCAGCAAGGGTGCAGGTAGATCCGATCGCTGACGAAGCAACTCATCGATATTGCAGAGCAGACTTTCAGCACGCGTCGCCGCGCCCCGTTGTTCCAGCAATTGCGCATGATCTAGTTCCATCAGGCCCTCAAACACCAGCGAACCTTGCGCCCGCGCCAGGCACAACGCCTCGCGGTTATGGGCTTGCGCTACGTCGAGTTCGCCCCTTAGCAGGGCCTGTTGCGTCAGACCGGACAAACACATCAGCCGCGCCGTCCAGCATTCGGGATCGAGTGCGCTCAACGCGTCAAGAAAGTGCGCGCGCGAAGTCTCCATGCCCCCCTGCAAATGCAGTAACCAACCCTGCAGGGACTGCCAGCGTGCAATCAATTGACACTGAAGCACTGCCGAGGGTTGGGGCGTGAAATGCGCCAAACGAGCGATGCAGGCGCTCGCCTGTTCGAAACGTCCGGCGAACAACAGCGCGGCCGTAATCAATCCGACCAACTGCGGACTGCCCAGCGTCAGCTCCTCGCCTTGCTGCTCATGCAAACGCAACAGCAGCACCACCGTCTGCTCCTCGAACAACTGCTCGAAGCTGAAGTGCTGCAACAGGCTGACTGCCACTTCGTACTCCTCGGCGAGCAAGGCCTGTTCGAAGGCCAACTTCCAGTCCTGTTCGGCACAGAACCACTGGCAGGCACGCCGATGCCAGGAGCGTCCCGCCGGCCATTGCTCATCGCGCAACAACTGGGTGAAGGGGGTGAAAATCTGTAGCCAGTCGGTGGAGTCGCGCCAGGGTTCGATAAAACAGCCCAGTGCCTGCAAGGTCCTCAGGTACTGCGCGCCCTCCCCGGCCCCAAACAGGTGGTCGCACAGCCGGGCATTGAAGCGCGGCAAATGGGCCAGCACGCGCCAGGCCTCGCTCAACTCAGGCGTCAGTGAGCTGAATAATTCGTGCTCCAGATAATCGAGCAAGGTCTTCGTCCGTCCCTGGGGGTTGTCCTGACGCGACCAATCGCATTTTTGCAGCAGCGCTATCCGCACGCCGGCACACCAGCCACCGGTGCGCTGCAAAATATTTCCGGCCACCTTGTCGGCCTGTACCGAAGGCAGGTGAAACAAAAACTGTGCAATCTCTCCCTGCGTGAGCGCCAGCGTCGCGCCTTCGCACTCATATAACTCGTCATCGAGCAGCAACCTTGGCCAGTTGCAGGGCGGCCGGCGGCGGGCCCCCAGCCACCAGGTCAGCATCGGACTGCTGATCGCCAGCATGCGATCCAGTAGCTGATCCAGTTCCGGGTTCGGGAGACGGCAGTAGTCATCGAGAAACAGCCAGGTCGGTGTCTGCAACCGCGCCAGACAACCAAGCAACTCGGCTTCGTCCGTCGAAGCCAACCCCAACGTCCCTGCCAGGCGATGACGAAAATCCGCCGCGCTCGACGCCACGCCAGACAACGGCAACCAATGCACCCGGCATTGGGTTGGCGCCTGCAACAGGCATTCGGCGAGCAGCGCAGTCTTGCCACTGCCGGCGGGCGCGCAGAGCAATTTCACCCGTGCCGTGGAGGCCAGTAACGGCTCGATCAAGCGAGCCCGTGACAGGTGATGGGAGGAAAGTCTGGGCAAGAATCCGGGGCGATCCAGACATGCAGTCATGGCGGTCATCGGGTGAGCCTTTTTATAGTTGTGAGATCACCCTAGCCCTCTCCAGCCAGCTTGTTGACGAGTATTCAGCGTGCTGATTGGCAGCTATAAAAAAGGCGACCGTGTGGTCGCCTTTCGCTCAGCCAATGTATCAAAACCCTTACCGAACACCCTCGGCGCGCAGGGCCGACGGGGTGTAGTCGGCAGCCTTGGCATCGAAGCCGAATTCGAAACTGTGCTTCTCTTCGTTCTTCATTCCCAGGGCAATGTATCGGCCAGCAATGATGTCGTAGAGCGCCTCGAGGGTGTAGGCCGGAGTCTGGTGATCGTAGTAGTACTGGGCGTGACCTTCGGCCACTCGCCACAGTTGGCCACGACCGTCGTAGTGATCCACCAGCGCCACTTGCCAGCTGTCTTCGTCGAGGTACATGTGGCGTTTGGCGTAGATATGCCGCTCGCTCGGCTTGACCGTGCCGACCACTTCCCAGACCCGGTGCAACTCGTAGCGGGTCAGGTCCTGGTTGATGTGCCCGGCCTTTACCACGTCATCGTACTTGAGGCTCGGCGAGTCGAGTTTGTAGCTGTTGTAGGGGATGTACATTTCCTTTTTGCCGATCAGTTTCCAGTCGTAGCGATCCGGCGCGCCGGAAAACATGTCGAAGTTGTCCGACGTGCGCAAGCCGTCAGCGGCGGTGCCCGGCCCGTCGTAAGCCACTTGCGGCGCACGACGCACACGGCGTTGACCGGCATTGTAGATCCACGCCAGACGCGGCTCTTTCACCTGGTCGAGGGTTTCGTGTACCAGCAGTACGTTACCCGCCAGCCGCGCCGGAGCGGTCACCGACTGTTTGAAGAAGGTCAGTACGTTGGCGGCTTTGTCCGGGTCCAGTTCCTTCATCAGTTGCGGTACGGCGATCTCTTCCTCGAAGCGGATCGGCGTGTAGCTGCCGTTGGTTTGCGGGGTCACCTGGGTGATGATGCGTCGCAGGTTGCCGCCGTGGTAGCGCGTGATGTGGTTCCACAGCACCTCGACGCCATTCTTCGGAATCGGGAACGCGTAGTAGCGGTTACCGGTGAAATTGGCCAGGCCGTTACCGTCGTTGATGCTGGTCACGTTCAGCGCACTGCGCTTGGCCGACTCGTAGATTTCCGGCGGTACGGCCACGGTACGGTGGGTCGGATAGACCGGGATCCTGTAGGTTTCCGGGTAGCGTTTGAACATCGCCACCTGACCGTCCGAGAGCTTGTCCTTGTACTTGTCGACGGTCGCGGCGGTGATGGTGAACAGCGGTTTTTCACTGGCGAACGGGTCGGCCAGAAAGCCTTTGCTGTCGACAGCGCCGGCGTTTTTCGGGATGCCACCGGTCCACGCCGGGATCGAGCCATCGGCGTTACCGGCCTTCTCGGCGCCCAGCGGCGTGAGGGTGGTGCCGAGCTTGTTGGCTTCTTCCGGCGAGACCGCAGCCATTACGTTGGCGGCCAGCAGGCTCAGGGCCAGGGCGCCGCATTGCAGAATCATCTTGCGCATTTAAATCATCCTTCTCAGCCAGATCAGAAGTTCACGCCGAAGCTCAAGGCCACGAAGTCGCGGTCAGTCAGGGTGTTGTAGTCCCCGCCAAAAAAGTCGGTGTAACTCAAGCTCGCGGTATAAGTGTTGCGGTAGTCGGCATCGACACCGACGCTGACCGCCTTGGCGCCTTCGTTGAACAGCCCGTTGGGGCCGTAGCCGGCGACGTCATGGGACCAGGACAGGTTGGGTTTGAGGTTGATCCCGCCGATCACGTTGGCGTAATCGAGGATCGCCCGGGCACGGTAGCCCCAGGAGGTCGAGGTGACGAAGCCGTCGGTATCGCCGCCAAAACCGTACTGGCCGTAGACCGAGTCACGGCCGTAACGCAGCTTGGTCTTCGACTCCAGACCACCGACCCGCACCACCGCCGCTTCACCGACCAGGGTCAGGCGTTCGGCGCCCAGCACTTGATCGAAGAAGTGCGTCAGGGTGCTTTGCACCTGAGTCACTTCCTTGCGGCGGTAACCGGTGTTGTTGGCACCTGCCGTGGTGGCGATAGGCGATGCGGCGCCGCCGGCGATCGGGTTAAGCAATGCCAGGGTCAGGTCGTTGGTGTTGACCTGCACCGGAGCGTTGGGCCGGTAGCTGATTTCGCCAGTCCACGCCGTACCGGTGGGCAGGGTGGTGGAGAAACTCGCACCGTACAGGCGAATGTCTTCCGGGTATTCGAGGTAGTACTGGCCGCGCCCGAGCATCACGCTTTGGGCCAGACCCGAACCGCTGCCCGGCGCCAGACGGTTGGCGGTGCTGACCATGCCCGGCAGGCTGGCCAGTGTCGACAGCCCGGCGGTGGTGGTGCCGACGGTCGGTGTGCGACTGTGGTAGTTCATGAAGTAGAGGCCATATTCGGTGTCGTCACCGAGCCAGCGCAAGGCCGTGCCCCATTGCCCCGAGTCCCGTGCATCACGGTCGCCACCACGGGGCACGATCACACCCTCACGGGTGACCTGGATAGGTTGGCCAAAGGCTGCCGCCAGCGGCGCCAACGGGGCGATCGCCGGGCTGCCGACGGTGTAACCGGTGGTGCAACCATCCGCCGCCACGTCACCGCCGAAGAAGGTGCCGCAATTGTCGAGAACCGTCTGATCCCACTCCAGTTGGTAGAAACCTTCCACCGTGAGTTGATCGGTCAAGCCCTGGGAAGCGAACAGCATGTTGACCGGAATCAGACCTTCCTTGATCTCCGCGCCAGGACGCCGGAACGCCGAAACGTCGATCGGGTTGATGCTGTTGATCGAGTTGCCGATGAAAGTACTTTCACCCCAACTGACCACCTGCTTGCCAGCGCGCACGGTGCCCGGCAGATCGGCAATGGAATAGTTGTGATAGACGAACGCATCGAGGATCTGCGCGCCCGAAGACTTGGCGCCTTCCTTACGACCGCTGTCGCTGATCTGTTTGAACTCGCGGTCTTCGTCCTTGAGCTCGAAGTCGTACCAGTACTTGCCACGGACAAACACACCCGTGTCGCCGTACTTCAATTCGAGGTCGTGGATGCCCTTGAAGATCTTGGAGAAGGTTTCGCCTTTCTTGAAGTTCAGGCGTCCGTCATCACCGGTCGAAGACTGGCCGGTGCCGCCGTTGACGGTGCCCACCAGAGACTTGTCGGCATCGCGCATGCCCCAGCTCGCGCCGACGGACAACGAAGAATCGAACTGCCCCTCGATTTCGCCGATGTTGAATGAAACAGCCTGCGCCTGGGCACAGCAGCCCAAGGCCACCGCAGCGGCCAGCGCTTGCGGTTTGAAGATGGCGCGCATTGTTGTTTTTGTCATGCGTCTTCCCCGGTGAGTGACAGAAGGCCCCACCCTACTGCCGCACGCAGGGAGCGATAAGCGCACCAAGGAGGTATTCGTGGTGTACCTCTAAAGGATGAATGCCCGCATGGGATGGCGGTTTGCGCGGGGTATGGATGAGCTGGATGGGGGGTTATCAATGCAGCGCATGGGACTGGGTGAAGCCGGGGGGTGTAGCCGCTACCGAAGGCGGCTACAGGGGTCAACCCGAGACTGTTGCTCAGCCTGCAACAGTGCATGTCTGGAATCGCTATTTTTCCTTTGTACTCAAGGCCTTATTCTTGCCGGGCTTTCACGGCAAACGGCCGAAAGCACGAAGCGATGGAAATGATAGACACGCCCCATCGGCAACAGAATCCAGATGATTTGAAGTGTATTTTTCGACTCATCGCCCGGTGTTCACTGACGTTGATCTATTGCTCCTTGATCCACGTCTTGCTTTGGCCGCTGCGTTTGCAGCGGCCTTTTTTATGGGCGAAAGATTTTAGGAGAGAGTCATCAAGGGGCAGATGGCAGGATGTCGCGCAATCAGATGGAATACTTCTGCAAGTTCTCCATCATTTCCTTCAACGCCTCAATATTGTCCTTCGGATGCGCCGCACCTTCGAAATCACAAATCTGCTGCCATTGCGCCGCGACATCTTCCGGCGAAAACCCCACCCGTGGATCAAACCCGGCGCCCAGGCTGCGCTCCCAGCGCACCTTGCCCATCCAGCCGCCACCCACTTCGAACAACCCGGACGTTTCCTGACAATGCTCACTCGCCAGGTACACCACCAGCGGGCTGACCAGTTCCGGTTTGAGTTGTTCGAACATGTGCGGCGGGATCAGGCCTTCAGTCATGCGGGTGCCGCCCGTGGGGGCGATGGCGTTGACCAGGATGTTGTTCTTGCGGCCTTCGATAGCCAGTGTGCGGGTCAGGCCGTAGAGGCCGAGTTTGGCCATGCCGTAGTTGGACTGGCCGAAGTTGCCGTAAATGCCCGAGGTCGACGCAGTGAAGATCACGCGGCCATAGTTTTGCTCGCGCATGTGTGGCCAGGCGGCGCGGGTGACTTTGTAGGCGCCTCCGACGTGAACGCGGTAAACAAGGTCCCAGTCGCTGTCGTCCATTTTGTGAAAGGTCTTGTCGCGCAGGATGCCGGCGTTGTTCACCACGACATCGATACGACCGAACGTATCAAGGGCGTGCTGGACGATTTTGTCACCGTCGGTGACAGAGTCATGGTTAGCCTCGGCGGTGCCGCCCGCTTCGCGAATTTCCGCCACCACTCGATCGGCCGCCGACGCATTGGCGCCTTCACCTTGAGCCGAACCGCCGAGATCATTGACCAGCACTTTGGCGCCCTGTTTTGCGAACAGCAGCGCGTGCGCCCGCCCCAGACCGCCGCCCGCACCAGTGACGATCACGACTTTATCTTCGAAGCGCACAGACTCATTCATGGGGAATTCCAGCAGGCCAAGGGACAGTAAGTGCGAGTGTCAGGTACAGGGCTGCTGGTCACAATAAACACGGAGGAAGCTGAATGGTGTGCAATAAGGCAGCGCGATAGTCAGGAACACGCCACCTTGCGCGGCGGTGAAAACAGCTGATCGCGAAACTCCAGATAGTGCTTGAGCACCTGCGCCGGCGCTTCGATCTGTGGGTAATGGCCGATCTCGGACAGCAGGACGGTGTCCGGGGCAGGAATCAGTTGCCGATAGCGCGCCACCATGTGCGCGCCGGAAACCGGATCGACCTCGCCATCGATGACGCGCAGCGGCACCTCGCCACGCTGCATGGCGCTGACCCAACGCTCACGTTGGACCCGCCGCTGCGGGATATAACCGATCAACTTGTGCATGATCCGCTGCCCGTGATTGCTATCGACCAGGCTCCAGAAATCATCCAGCTCACTTTCGGTAGGCCGGGTCTGCGGCCCGAAGACCTGCTTGAAACTCTTCACCAGCGCGTCACGGGTAAAGGCTAGCCCGATCATCCAGCCCAAGGGGCTGAGCAGGAGTTTTTGCATCAACACCGGGCGATGGGTTTCGGGAAACAGTCCACCATTGAGGAACACGCAACTGGCGATATGAGCGCGCGCTTCATAGTGCCGGGCCAACAGTTCCTGAGCCACGCTGTCGCCATAATCGTGTGCCAATACATGAACGGGTTGCTCGACGCTCAGATGCGCCAGTAAGGCCTGTTGCAGATCGGCCTGTTCCAGCAGGCTGTAGTCATGATTCAGCGGTTTGGCCGAATCGCCGAAACCAAGCATGTCGCAGGCAATCACCCGATAGCGCTGCGCCAACGGCTGCCACAGGTAATGCCAGTCCCAACTGGCCGTCGGAAAGCCATGGATCAGCAACAGCGGCTCGCCCTGCCCCGCAGTCCAATAGCGGATACTCTGACCGCGAAATACGAACGTCTGGCCGCGTTTGCGCCAGACACACAGGGGAATCTCGGCGAGTGCCATTTAGAGTTTATAACCCGGGTCTTGTTTATCGAGTTTGCGCAGCAGCGCCGGCCAGGCCAGCGCGCCACCCATCCCTTGAGCACTTTTGGTGACGCCGGCGATCATCGCCTTGGCACCCGCCAGAATCTGCGGTTCGATGGCAATCAGTTCCGCACCACCGTTTTGCGCCAGCACCTGAATTTCGCAGGCACGCTGGAAGGTAAACATCATCAGGAATGTGTCGGCGATGGTGCCGCCACAGGTCAGCAGACCGTGGTTGTGCAGCATCAGGAAATTGTTTTCTCCAAGGTCGGCTTGCAGCCGCGCCTTCTCGTCATGGTTCAGTGCAACACCTTCGTAGGCGTGATAAGCCAGGCTGGAGAGGACGAACAATGACTGCTGGCTGATCGGCAAGATGCCCTGCCTCTGCGCTGATACC belongs to Pseudomonas sp. B21-015 and includes:
- a CDS encoding alpha/beta fold hydrolase, whose amino-acid sequence is MALAEIPLCVWRKRGQTFVFRGQSIRYWTAGQGEPLLLIHGFPTASWDWHYLWQPLAQRYRVIACDMLGFGDSAKPLNHDYSLLEQADLQQALLAHLSVEQPVHVLAHDYGDSVAQELLARHYEARAHIASCVFLNGGLFPETHRPVLMQKLLLSPLGWMIGLAFTRDALVKSFKQVFGPQTRPTESELDDFWSLVDSNHGQRIMHKLIGYIPQRRVQRERWVSAMQRGEVPLRVIDGEVDPVSGAHMVARYRQLIPAPDTVLLSEIGHYPQIEAPAQVLKHYLEFRDQLFSPPRKVACS
- a CDS encoding DUF1302 domain-containing protein, translating into MTKTTMRAIFKPQALAAAVALGCCAQAQAVSFNIGEIEGQFDSSLSVGASWGMRDADKSLVGTVNGGTGQSSTGDDGRLNFKKGETFSKIFKGIHDLELKYGDTGVFVRGKYWYDFELKDEDREFKQISDSGRKEGAKSSGAQILDAFVYHNYSIADLPGTVRAGKQVVSWGESTFIGNSINSINPIDVSAFRRPGAEIKEGLIPVNMLFASQGLTDQLTVEGFYQLEWDQTVLDNCGTFFGGDVAADGCTTGYTVGSPAIAPLAPLAAAFGQPIQVTREGVIVPRGGDRDARDSGQWGTALRWLGDDTEYGLYFMNYHSRTPTVGTTTAGLSTLASLPGMVSTANRLAPGSGSGLAQSVMLGRGQYYLEYPEDIRLYGASFSTTLPTGTAWTGEISYRPNAPVQVNTNDLTLALLNPIAGGAASPIATTAGANNTGYRRKEVTQVQSTLTHFFDQVLGAERLTLVGEAAVVRVGGLESKTKLRYGRDSVYGQYGFGGDTDGFVTSTSWGYRARAILDYANVIGGINLKPNLSWSHDVAGYGPNGLFNEGAKAVSVGVDADYRNTYTASLSYTDFFGGDYNTLTDRDFVALSFGVNF
- a CDS encoding class II aldolase/adducin family protein, with the translated sequence MSVAPAQSPHSVKGQVSAAEWQTRVDLAACYRLVALHGWDDLIFTHISAKVPGTEDFLINPFGLMFHEITASSLVKVDQAGHKLMDSPYEINPAGYTIHSAVHEVRHDVVCVLHTHTAAGVAVSAQRQGILPISQQSLFVLSSLAYHAYEGVALNHDEKARLQADLGENNFLMLHNHGLLTCGGTIADTFLMMFTFQRACEIQVLAQNGGAELIAIEPQILAGAKAMIAGVTKSAQGMGGALAWPALLRKLDKQDPGYKL
- a CDS encoding LuxR C-terminal-related transcriptional regulator translates to MTAMTACLDRPGFLPRLSSHHLSRARLIEPLLASTARVKLLCAPAGSGKTALLAECLLQAPTQCRVHWLPLSGVASSAADFRHRLAGTLGLASTDEAELLGCLARLQTPTWLFLDDYCRLPNPELDQLLDRMLAISSPMLTWWLGARRRPPCNWPRLLLDDELYECEGATLALTQGEIAQFLFHLPSVQADKVAGNILQRTGGWCAGVRIALLQKCDWSRQDNPQGRTKTLLDYLEHELFSSLTPELSEAWRVLAHLPRFNARLCDHLFGAGEGAQYLRTLQALGCFIEPWRDSTDWLQIFTPFTQLLRDEQWPAGRSWHRRACQWFCAEQDWKLAFEQALLAEEYEVAVSLLQHFSFEQLFEEQTVVLLLRLHEQQGEELTLGSPQLVGLITAALLFAGRFEQASACIARLAHFTPQPSAVLQCQLIARWQSLQGWLLHLQGGMETSRAHFLDALSALDPECWTARLMCLSGLTQQALLRGELDVAQAHNREALCLARAQGSLVFEGLMELDHAQLLEQRGAATRAESLLCNIDELLRQRSDLPAPLLGRIALRRGRLALCLGADERAAEFFQAGLDDCLRNHDKRVLYGFLGQAQLAANKGDYAQAFVRLRDAERLMQQRHIPDTVYRSVLLQVSSHFWLQQGRPELAHEALGRVLKHYRGPGARQAPPATLELIPRIEYLLILAEVQSGPANALALASLQSLLAHARERGMHALDTELQLVMAEVLWLSGDTLQAIEALREGLRMVARFQGHQVLHELRLRQAPLLEALTASGSPAGSDVTPQQSNPLSQRELEVLKLIALGNSNQQIADTLFISLHTVKTHARRIHGKLGVERRTQAVAKAKLLGLWE
- a CDS encoding DUF1329 domain-containing protein, coding for MRKMILQCGALALSLLAANVMAAVSPEEANKLGTTLTPLGAEKAGNADGSIPAWTGGIPKNAGAVDSKGFLADPFASEKPLFTITAATVDKYKDKLSDGQVAMFKRYPETYRIPVYPTHRTVAVPPEIYESAKRSALNVTSINDGNGLANFTGNRYYAFPIPKNGVEVLWNHITRYHGGNLRRIITQVTPQTNGSYTPIRFEEEIAVPQLMKELDPDKAANVLTFFKQSVTAPARLAGNVLLVHETLDQVKEPRLAWIYNAGQRRVRRAPQVAYDGPGTAADGLRTSDNFDMFSGAPDRYDWKLIGKKEMYIPYNSYKLDSPSLKYDDVVKAGHINQDLTRYELHRVWEVVGTVKPSERHIYAKRHMYLDEDSWQVALVDHYDGRGQLWRVAEGHAQYYYDHQTPAYTLEALYDIIAGRYIALGMKNEEKHSFEFGFDAKAADYTPSALRAEGVR
- a CDS encoding IclR family transcriptional regulator yields the protein MTSESNGKQKVRSAEVGTDILKALAELSPSTSLSRLAEHVQMPASKVHRYLQALIASGFAEQNPATNHYGLGREALRVGLAALNSMDVLKVAALPLAELRDELNETCFLAVWGNQGATVVHIEPAVRAVTVVTQLGSVLPLLSSSTGLVFGAFLPKRETIDLREQELQIGTAHALADDQAYAMLCEQIRERGLHHVHGLLMPGVDALSAPVFNAVGQVAAVMTIVGPTSLFHADENGPAAQQLLAATRAVSWRMGYQSEDACR
- a CDS encoding SDR family oxidoreductase: MNESVRFEDKVVIVTGAGGGLGRAHALLFAKQGAKVLVNDLGGSAQGEGANASAADRVVAEIREAGGTAEANHDSVTDGDKIVQHALDTFGRIDVVVNNAGILRDKTFHKMDDSDWDLVYRVHVGGAYKVTRAAWPHMREQNYGRVIFTASTSGIYGNFGQSNYGMAKLGLYGLTRTLAIEGRKNNILVNAIAPTGGTRMTEGLIPPHMFEQLKPELVSPLVVYLASEHCQETSGLFEVGGGWMGKVRWERSLGAGFDPRVGFSPEDVAAQWQQICDFEGAAHPKDNIEALKEMMENLQKYSI